A single window of Nocardia sp. NBC_01327 DNA harbors:
- a CDS encoding CHAT domain-containing protein: protein MTGVQPTAYVRMADAGDLYLTWRWVDHDAPGGVGVVPEAQVEKAVQRFAGALPAPGAGGGLEAALTSGELASYEAENALAQVLSATFLPHQLAVALYELHVRGVRPRLRIQPSPRVAQIPWELLAPDPGLRLVDIAEVSLLAPPGIVHAPARVARSWAQTREQPVVAVLDPRVPGFRADSALGSVLGRMDEDAPLAALVAALAARDRLVPKVSDPVAAFRRTDVDRVWLGEVLRAGAARLLYVGHVTAAPPSSGQSESATMHLACTAGTVGFAPAQRDHRPLSARDLLLGTYTLSAEPRSGPQLWPIPSRVALIACESGGDLRFGEALGLVAAMLTGGAELVTAGRWALPTDLAFQRLGGAGPECRPLQEAVCAIDAAHEQTDPVAALNDWQRSRLAAWRATGGIEHSPLVWAAFATVDAR, encoded by the coding sequence ATGACAGGGGTGCAGCCGACCGCGTATGTGCGGATGGCGGATGCGGGGGATTTGTATCTGACGTGGCGGTGGGTCGATCACGATGCGCCCGGGGGTGTGGGTGTGGTTCCCGAGGCGCAGGTGGAGAAGGCGGTGCAGCGGTTCGCCGGGGCGCTGCCGGCGCCGGGGGCGGGGGGTGGGCTCGAAGCGGCGCTCACCAGTGGGGAATTGGCGTCCTACGAGGCGGAAAATGCCTTGGCGCAGGTGCTTTCGGCGACATTTCTGCCGCATCAGCTGGCGGTGGCGCTGTACGAGCTGCATGTGCGGGGCGTGCGGCCGCGATTGCGGATTCAGCCTTCGCCTCGGGTGGCGCAGATTCCGTGGGAGTTGCTGGCGCCGGATCCGGGGCTGCGGCTGGTGGATATCGCCGAGGTGAGTCTGCTTGCGCCGCCGGGTATTGTGCATGCGCCGGCGCGGGTGGCGCGGTCCTGGGCGCAGACCCGGGAGCAGCCGGTGGTCGCCGTGCTCGATCCCCGGGTGCCGGGATTCCGGGCCGATTCCGCGCTGGGCTCGGTGCTCGGGCGGATGGATGAGGACGCGCCGCTGGCGGCCCTGGTCGCCGCTCTCGCGGCGCGGGATCGATTGGTGCCGAAGGTGAGTGATCCGGTCGCCGCATTCCGGCGCACCGATGTGGATCGGGTGTGGCTCGGCGAGGTACTGCGCGCCGGTGCGGCGCGGCTGCTGTACGTGGGGCATGTGACGGCGGCGCCTCCGTCCTCCGGGCAGAGCGAGTCCGCCACCATGCATCTGGCGTGCACGGCCGGCACCGTGGGATTCGCACCCGCGCAGCGTGATCACCGGCCGCTCTCGGCGCGGGATCTGCTGCTCGGCACCTATACGCTGTCCGCCGAACCGCGCAGCGGCCCGCAATTGTGGCCGATTCCGAGCCGGGTGGCACTGATCGCCTGTGAGAGCGGCGGCGATCTGCGCTTCGGTGAGGCGCTCGGCCTGGTCGCCGCAATGCTCACCGGCGGTGCGGAACTCGTGACGGCGGGGCGCTGGGCGCTGCCCACAGATCTGGCTTTCCAGCGGCTGGGTGGCGCGGGGCCGGAATGCCGTCCGCTACAGGAGGCGGTGTGCGCCATCGATGCCGCCCACGAGCAGACGGATCCTGTTGCGGCGCTCAATGATTGGCAGCGGAGCCGGTTGGCGGCCTGGCGTGCGACCGGCGGTATCGAGCACTCGCCGCTCGTCTGGGCAGCCTTCGCGACGGTCGATGCCCGCTGA
- a CDS encoding tetratricopeptide repeat protein codes for MARGELGEALRIFEDAVRTETGDIRVCAMVNSACVADQLGDHAGAVVRFRDALGQMGPEAPRMRPAALINLSQALQRLGDLDGAQEALEQARELLSADTAPGELRYACLVSLTAVALHRQQWARGIKLANESLDAAIHFAPGQVGHSLMNLATAHFETGRWELAEDFAGQALVAFEAAADHDGVAETRQNLAVMYTRSSRFDDAERLLITAQEYFEAAGYAHRAGIGWKVMGFIAEDRDQPELAVTRYRQALQRFDESGAVVDAADVRTRLATVAFATGRLEEGEAELAAARSTYAEHGLGLLCAQLDYWHAGLAEPLIDSVPGLLAQAVDLAIPAALALDAVRYELPDGAQRETWNRRMADPALRLAFRYAYLSGDAQLVADLIETACAGTTLDIGRLSAAPPRLPLDTLDPLAPPPASSAPVNDALQLGTALASVAAGAGLPVTPPPQVAVAPDGHIALAGWIAAAEERYGRRIRDDRVVQA; via the coding sequence ATGGCGCGCGGCGAGTTGGGGGAGGCGCTGCGGATCTTCGAGGATGCGGTGCGCACCGAGACCGGGGATATCCGGGTGTGCGCCATGGTCAATTCCGCCTGTGTGGCAGATCAATTGGGTGATCACGCCGGTGCGGTGGTGCGCTTCCGGGACGCGCTGGGGCAGATGGGGCCCGAGGCGCCCCGTATGCGGCCGGCCGCGCTGATCAATCTGTCGCAGGCGCTGCAGCGCCTGGGTGATCTGGACGGTGCGCAGGAGGCGCTGGAGCAGGCGCGCGAATTACTGAGCGCCGATACCGCGCCCGGGGAGCTGCGGTACGCCTGCCTGGTGTCATTGACCGCGGTGGCGCTGCACCGGCAGCAGTGGGCGCGCGGGATCAAGCTGGCCAATGAATCACTCGACGCCGCCATTCATTTCGCGCCCGGACAGGTCGGGCATTCGCTGATGAACCTGGCGACCGCGCATTTCGAGACGGGGCGCTGGGAGCTGGCGGAGGACTTCGCGGGTCAGGCGCTGGTCGCCTTCGAGGCCGCGGCCGATCACGACGGTGTCGCCGAGACCCGCCAGAATCTCGCCGTGATGTACACGCGCTCCAGCCGTTTCGATGATGCGGAGCGACTGCTGATCACCGCGCAGGAGTATTTCGAGGCGGCCGGATACGCGCATCGCGCCGGAATCGGCTGGAAGGTCATGGGTTTCATTGCCGAGGACCGGGACCAGCCCGAGCTGGCGGTCACCCGATACCGGCAGGCGCTGCAGCGTTTCGACGAATCCGGTGCGGTGGTGGACGCCGCCGATGTGCGGACCAGGCTGGCGACCGTCGCCTTCGCCACCGGACGGCTGGAGGAGGGCGAGGCCGAACTGGCCGCCGCCCGCAGCACCTATGCCGAACACGGTCTGGGGCTGCTGTGCGCCCAATTGGACTACTGGCACGCGGGATTGGCGGAACCGCTCATCGATTCGGTGCCCGGCCTGCTCGCCCAGGCCGTGGATCTGGCCATCCCCGCCGCCCTCGCCCTCGACGCGGTCCGCTACGAACTTCCCGACGGCGCGCAGCGCGAAACCTGGAACCGCCGCATGGCCGATCCGGCCCTGCGCCTGGCCTTCCGCTACGCCTACCTCTCCGGCGACGCCCAGCTGGTCGCCGACCTCATCGAAACCGCCTGCGCGGGAACCACCCTCGATATCGGCCGGCTCTCCGCCGCCCCGCCCCGCCTGCCCCTCGACACCCTGGATCCGCTCGCCCCGCCACCCGCCAGCTCCGCCCCCGTGAACGACGCCCTCCAGCTCGGCACCGCCCTCGCCTCGGTCGCCGCCGGCGCCGGGCTCCCGGTCACCCCGCCCCCACAGGTCGCGGTCGCCCCCGACGGCCACATAGCCCTCGCCGGCTGGATAGCCGCCGCCGAAGAGCGCTACGGCCGCCGCATCCGCGACGATCGGGTCGTCCAGGCATGA
- a CDS encoding lipoprotein LpqH codes for MNTKSIRLTTAALAATAATAMLVTGCSSNSSSSPSSSAAPTTSASVATSAAPGTAAPAGKSSASVDGTALTANFTTTCAKQGGTLALALTDTGNSTYGQLSVSAAIVGDSTVQAVGIAGSKGGQNGMPYAVGYGNGAPGGSATVTKSGNTYHVTGEGVGAPDLTNPTAGVKNSKFDITFACSSIVGG; via the coding sequence ATGAACACCAAGTCGATTCGCCTGACCACCGCCGCCCTCGCCGCGACCGCCGCCACCGCGATGCTGGTCACCGGCTGCAGTAGCAACTCCAGCAGCTCGCCCTCCTCCTCGGCGGCCCCCACCACATCGGCCTCGGTGGCCACCTCGGCCGCACCCGGCACCGCCGCTCCCGCCGGAAAGTCCAGCGCCTCCGTCGACGGCACTGCCCTGACCGCCAACTTCACCACCACCTGCGCCAAGCAGGGCGGCACCCTGGCCCTGGCACTGACCGATACCGGCAATTCCACCTACGGGCAGCTCAGCGTGAGCGCCGCCATCGTCGGTGACAGCACCGTGCAGGCGGTCGGCATCGCCGGCTCCAAGGGCGGCCAGAACGGTATGCCGTACGCGGTCGGCTACGGCAACGGCGCGCCCGGCGGCTCCGCCACCGTCACCAAGAGCGGCAATACCTATCACGTCACCGGTGAGGGCGTCGGCGCCCCCGACCTCACCAATCCGACTGCCGGAGTCAAGAACTCGAAGTTCGATATCACCTTCGCCTGCTCCAGCATCGTCGGCGGCTGA
- a CDS encoding ROK family transcriptional regulator, which yields MDEVPWNRQRLRSNNEWLLLEQLRTAGPSSRAQLARDTGLSKPTVSSALAALQQSGLARERGTVSPERGRTAVLYEPDPTAGYVLGIDVGRANLRAAVADMSGKVLARTDIANKARTAAAVADSAVQAAEEVLAAADVTADQVIHAALGSPGVFDPEDGRMHFAVNLPGWGRAGLLDTIRQRLGGPDLSVHNDANLAALGEYVFGVGRGSRLFVYVLIGTGLGVGIVSQGELFTGAHGAAGEVGFLPTTFGVPEVDPPRRGALEEAVSAEAVVRAARAQGMTGRLTAKRVFEQARAGHPIAANVVRQEGERVALVVAAVTAVLDPDVIALGGGLGHSADLYLDQVREALARSTPLRPRVASSELGDDAVLLGAIATALRVARPQVFDRRTAH from the coding sequence ATGGACGAAGTCCCCTGGAACCGGCAACGCCTGCGCAGCAATAACGAATGGCTCCTGCTCGAACAGCTGCGCACCGCGGGCCCGTCGAGCCGTGCCCAACTCGCCAGGGACACCGGACTTTCCAAGCCCACGGTGTCCAGTGCCCTTGCCGCGCTGCAGCAGAGCGGACTGGCCCGGGAGCGGGGCACGGTGTCGCCCGAACGCGGCCGGACCGCCGTGCTCTACGAGCCCGACCCGACCGCCGGTTATGTGCTCGGCATCGATGTCGGCCGCGCCAATCTGCGTGCCGCCGTGGCCGATATGTCGGGAAAGGTGCTGGCGCGCACCGATATCGCGAACAAGGCGCGCACCGCGGCCGCCGTCGCCGACAGTGCCGTGCAGGCCGCCGAAGAGGTGCTGGCCGCCGCGGACGTCACGGCCGATCAGGTGATCCACGCGGCTCTCGGAAGTCCCGGCGTCTTCGATCCCGAGGACGGCCGCATGCACTTCGCGGTGAACCTGCCCGGCTGGGGTCGTGCCGGACTGCTCGACACCATTCGGCAGCGGCTCGGCGGGCCGGACCTGTCGGTGCACAATGACGCGAACCTCGCGGCGCTGGGGGAATACGTATTCGGGGTGGGGCGCGGCAGCCGGTTGTTCGTGTACGTGCTGATCGGCACCGGGCTCGGCGTCGGCATCGTGTCGCAGGGGGAACTGTTCACCGGCGCGCACGGGGCAGCCGGTGAAGTCGGGTTCCTGCCGACGACTTTCGGTGTGCCGGAGGTCGATCCGCCGCGCCGGGGTGCGCTCGAGGAGGCGGTGTCGGCCGAGGCCGTGGTGCGCGCTGCCCGGGCGCAGGGGATGACGGGCCGGCTCACCGCCAAACGGGTCTTCGAACAGGCCCGCGCGGGACACCCCATCGCCGCGAATGTCGTTCGGCAGGAAGGTGAACGCGTCGCTCTGGTGGTAGCCGCGGTGACGGCGGTACTCGACCCGGATGTGATCGCCCTGGGCGGCGGCCTCGGCCACAGCGCCGACCTCTACCTGGACCAGGTCCGCGAGGCCCTGGCCCGATCCACGCCGCTGCGCCCCCGGGTGGCGTCGAGCGAATTGGGTGACGACGCCGTGCTTTTGGGAGCCATCGCCACCGCTCTGCGCGTGGCCCGGCCCCAGGTCTTCGACCGCAGAACGGCACACTGA
- a CDS encoding APC family permease, with protein sequence MSGPRQLPRRIGLFQATAINMSQMVGIGPFVTIPLMVAAFGGPQAVIGWVAGAVLALVDGLIWAELGAALPGAGGTYIYLREAFQYRSGRLMPFLFVWTAMLFIPLIMSTGVQGLVQYLGYLWPSMSTGQGDLVGIAVVVAVVLLLWRRVESIGRITVVMWTIMIISVGAVILASFTHFHPDLAFTWPEHAVELGHGSFWLGFASGLTIGIYDYLGYNTSAYLGAEVKDPGRVLPRSIVFAIVGVMAVYLLMQIGVLGVTHWQDMLDPNNVASQSVASAVLETTMGKGAAQVVTGLILITAFASIFTGLLGGSRVPFNAAHDRVFFRSFGKLHPKHEFPVLGLLAMGVVTAGGFLLARHIGTSAVHPPLTVLISLLTTVMVIVQAFAQIAAVIVLRRRQPDLPRPYRMFLYPLPAIVAAIGWLVIYGYADKSNPGVHPIEWSLVWVALGIVAFAIWARVEHVWPFGPKDIREEYRNPEPAEAVVD encoded by the coding sequence ATGTCCGGTCCCCGCCAACTCCCCCGAAGAATCGGCCTGTTCCAGGCCACCGCCATCAATATGAGTCAGATGGTCGGCATCGGCCCGTTCGTCACCATCCCGCTGATGGTCGCGGCCTTCGGCGGCCCGCAAGCCGTCATCGGCTGGGTCGCCGGCGCGGTACTGGCCCTGGTCGACGGCCTCATCTGGGCCGAACTCGGCGCCGCGCTGCCCGGCGCCGGCGGCACCTACATCTATCTGCGCGAGGCGTTCCAGTACCGCAGCGGACGCCTCATGCCGTTCCTGTTCGTCTGGACCGCAATGCTTTTCATTCCGCTCATCATGTCCACGGGCGTGCAGGGACTGGTCCAGTACCTCGGCTACCTGTGGCCGTCCATGAGCACCGGCCAGGGCGATCTGGTCGGCATCGCCGTGGTCGTCGCGGTGGTGCTGCTGCTGTGGCGACGGGTCGAGAGCATCGGCCGGATCACCGTCGTCATGTGGACGATCATGATCATCTCGGTGGGCGCGGTCATTCTGGCCTCGTTCACGCACTTCCATCCCGACCTGGCCTTCACCTGGCCCGAGCACGCCGTCGAACTCGGCCACGGCAGCTTCTGGCTGGGCTTCGCCTCCGGCCTGACCATCGGCATCTACGACTATCTCGGCTACAACACCAGCGCGTATCTCGGTGCGGAGGTCAAGGATCCGGGCCGGGTGCTGCCGCGGTCCATCGTGTTCGCCATCGTCGGCGTCATGGCCGTCTACCTGCTCATGCAGATCGGCGTTCTGGGCGTGACGCACTGGCAGGACATGCTCGATCCGAACAATGTCGCCTCCCAATCGGTGGCGTCGGCGGTACTGGAAACCACCATGGGCAAGGGGGCCGCCCAGGTCGTCACCGGGCTCATCCTGATCACCGCCTTCGCCTCGATCTTCACCGGACTGCTCGGCGGCTCGCGCGTGCCGTTCAATGCGGCGCACGATCGAGTGTTCTTCCGCTCCTTCGGAAAACTGCATCCCAAGCACGAATTCCCGGTCCTCGGGCTGCTGGCCATGGGTGTGGTCACCGCGGGCGGCTTCCTGCTGGCCCGCCATATCGGCACCAGCGCCGTGCATCCACCGCTGACGGTGCTCATCTCACTGCTCACCACGGTCATGGTGATCGTCCAGGCCTTCGCGCAGATCGCCGCGGTCATCGTGCTGCGGCGCCGCCAGCCGGATCTGCCCCGGCCCTATCGCATGTTCCTGTATCCGCTGCCCGCCATTGTCGCCGCGATCGGCTGGCTGGTCATCTACGGCTATGCCGACAAGTCGAATCCGGGTGTGCATCCCATCGAATGGTCGCTGGTATGGGTCGCGCTGGGCATTGTCGCCTTCGCGATCTGGGCTCGGGTGGAACACGTCTGGCCGTTCGGCCCCAAGGACATTCGAGAGGAGTACCGCAACCCCGAACCCGCCGAGGCCGTCGTCGACTGA
- a CDS encoding ROK family protein has translation MHEASEFAVIGVDFGGTKTEIALADARGAVLERERLDTRTDLGPDHILARTAESVRRLEQAAREGLGLPVTGWAAVCPGVIRADGIALTPNLPGWETLALSARLAAEFGVAEVRVANDVRAAALAEVRFGALRGIDTGIYVSLGTGIAAALIVGGQVVPGAHRAAGEIGYMNPGFARVGAVAAGRAPLEEYVAGRGLAQRASAALGIEITGEQLFRRTDPEARKLVRHMLETLATALGNLAALVDPARIVIGGGMMAAADVILPPLTDLVASATAFPPEVRAAHFLADASLHGALTLALAAETSTPPIPSTTGGLR, from the coding sequence ATGCACGAAGCCAGCGAATTCGCCGTCATAGGCGTCGATTTCGGCGGCACCAAGACCGAGATCGCCCTCGCCGACGCCCGGGGCGCGGTGCTGGAGCGGGAGCGCCTGGACACCCGCACCGATCTCGGTCCCGACCACATCCTGGCCCGCACCGCCGAATCCGTACGACGACTCGAGCAGGCCGCGCGTGAGGGGCTCGGTCTGCCGGTCACCGGCTGGGCGGCGGTGTGCCCGGGCGTGATCCGGGCCGACGGCATTGCGCTCACCCCCAATCTGCCGGGTTGGGAGACGCTGGCGCTGTCGGCCCGGCTCGCCGCCGAATTCGGGGTCGCCGAGGTGCGGGTGGCCAATGATGTGCGGGCGGCGGCGCTGGCCGAGGTGCGGTTCGGGGCGCTGCGCGGCATCGACACCGGGATCTACGTCAGCCTCGGCACCGGCATCGCGGCCGCGCTGATCGTCGGCGGGCAGGTGGTGCCGGGCGCGCATCGGGCAGCGGGCGAAATCGGTTATATGAACCCGGGTTTCGCACGGGTGGGTGCGGTCGCCGCCGGGCGCGCGCCCTTGGAGGAGTACGTCGCCGGGCGCGGGCTGGCCCAGCGCGCCTCGGCCGCGCTGGGCATCGAGATCACCGGCGAACAGCTCTTCCGGCGCACCGATCCGGAGGCGCGAAAACTGGTGCGGCACATGCTGGAAACCCTTGCCACCGCACTGGGCAATCTGGCCGCGCTGGTGGACCCGGCACGGATAGTCATCGGCGGCGGCATGATGGCCGCCGCCGATGTCATCCTCCCGCCGCTCACCGATCTGGTGGCCTCCGCCACCGCCTTCCCGCCCGAGGTCCGGGCGGCCCACTTCCTGGCGGACGCCTCCCTGCACGGGGCCCTCACCCTGGCCCTCGCCGCCGAAACCAGCACGCCACCGATCCCCTCGACCACCGGAGGACTCCGATGA
- a CDS encoding SIS domain-containing protein, with protein MNATRLGRLMDAEMRQQPAVLAAMADRFTDIGARAAALFGDRGPAGVAFLARGSSDHAALLGRYAVELRTGLPTCLVAPSLATGYGREPDGFRGWLLIALSQSGRTPEIVELTRRYAAAGARVVAITNDPDSALARTAHYTVGLEAGPERAVPATKTVTSQMLAVLALASGLGTGGMTAAQAAELSSAAAQLLTDTAGVDRAAALLATVDRLAVVGRSACYPAALETALKLQETTGLMAHGFSTADFRHGPIAVTGPGTPALLLAGSGPADTDTLDLRYPLTARYAPVVLAGTAPEATLTWPALGHLGECLLATIRGQQLALAVSRALGIDADHPTGLAKVTLTH; from the coding sequence ATGAATGCCACCCGGCTCGGCCGCCTGATGGATGCCGAAATGCGCCAGCAGCCCGCGGTTCTGGCGGCCATGGCCGACCGCTTCACCGATATCGGAGCCCGGGCCGCCGCACTCTTCGGCGACCGCGGTCCCGCAGGCGTCGCCTTCCTGGCGCGCGGTTCGTCGGACCATGCGGCGCTACTGGGCCGGTACGCCGTGGAATTGCGGACCGGGCTGCCCACCTGCCTGGTCGCGCCCAGCCTGGCGACCGGCTACGGCCGTGAGCCCGACGGCTTCCGGGGCTGGCTGCTCATCGCACTGTCACAGTCCGGCCGCACACCGGAGATCGTCGAGCTCACCCGGCGCTACGCGGCTGCCGGAGCGCGGGTCGTCGCGATCACCAATGACCCGGACTCCGCACTGGCCCGAACCGCGCACTACACCGTCGGACTCGAGGCCGGGCCGGAGCGCGCGGTTCCGGCCACCAAAACCGTCACCAGCCAGATGCTCGCCGTCCTCGCCCTGGCCTCCGGTCTCGGCACGGGTGGTATGACCGCCGCGCAGGCCGCCGAATTATCTTCCGCCGCAGCGCAACTACTCACCGACACCGCCGGTGTCGACCGTGCCGCAGCCCTGCTGGCCACCGTCGATCGCCTGGCCGTCGTCGGCCGAAGCGCCTGCTACCCGGCCGCATTGGAGACAGCCCTCAAACTCCAGGAAACCACCGGCCTGATGGCACACGGCTTCTCCACCGCCGACTTCCGCCACGGCCCCATCGCCGTCACCGGCCCCGGCACCCCCGCGCTTCTCCTGGCCGGTTCCGGCCCCGCCGACACCGACACCCTCGACCTCCGCTACCCCCTCACCGCCCGCTACGCCCCTGTCGTCCTGGCAGGCACCGCCCCCGAGGCCACCCTCACCTGGCCCGCCCTGGGCCACCTCGGCGAATGCCTACTGGCAACCATCCGCGGCCAGCAACTCGCCCTGGCGGTCTCCCGCGCACTCGGCATCGACGCCGACCATCCGACAGGCCTCGCCAAGGTCACCCTGACCCACTGA
- a CDS encoding STM4011 family radical SAM protein: protein MDLTILYRGPLASCDYDCPYCPFAKRRDSREQLRADRAALERFAAWVAQQHDDRLSILFTPWGEGLVRSWYRRTLTELSHLPNVARVAIQTNLSCRTDWLADADPGTLALWCTYHPGQTPYDRFTAKIADLERLGIRFSVGVVGFPEHLDAARSLRADLPGHVYLWVNAPEGHQLSEQESADWLALDPLFEYSRHPHTSAGMPCRTGESVISVDGDGTVRRCHFVRTELGNLYDGSYRTALAPRPCPLALCDCHIGYVHLETLPLYDVFAGGVLERIPQGIRFSGSG from the coding sequence GTGGACCTGACCATTCTCTATCGCGGCCCACTGGCCTCCTGCGATTACGACTGCCCGTACTGCCCCTTCGCCAAGCGGCGCGACAGCCGCGAGCAATTGCGCGCCGACCGCGCGGCCCTCGAACGGTTCGCCGCGTGGGTCGCGCAGCAGCACGATGACCGCCTGTCGATCCTGTTCACGCCGTGGGGTGAGGGTCTGGTCCGCTCCTGGTACCGGCGCACGCTGACCGAACTCTCACACCTGCCGAACGTCGCACGGGTGGCCATCCAGACCAATCTGAGCTGCCGCACCGACTGGCTCGCCGACGCCGACCCCGGCACCCTGGCGCTGTGGTGCACCTACCATCCGGGCCAAACGCCGTACGACCGCTTCACCGCCAAGATCGCCGACCTCGAGCGCCTGGGCATCCGCTTCAGCGTCGGCGTGGTGGGTTTCCCGGAACACCTCGACGCCGCGCGCAGTCTCCGCGCCGACCTCCCCGGCCATGTCTACCTGTGGGTGAATGCACCGGAGGGGCACCAGCTTTCGGAACAGGAGTCCGCCGACTGGCTGGCCCTGGACCCGCTCTTCGAATACAGCAGACACCCGCACACCTCAGCGGGAATGCCCTGCCGCACAGGAGAATCGGTCATCTCCGTCGACGGTGACGGCACTGTCCGCCGCTGCCACTTCGTCCGCACCGAACTGGGCAACCTCTACGACGGTTCCTACCGCACCGCCTTGGCCCCCCGCCCCTGCCCGCTGGCCCTGTGCGACTGCCACATCGGCTACGTCCACCTCGAAACCCTTCCGCTCTACGACGTTTTCGCAGGCGGCGTACTCGAGCGAATTCCCCAGGGAATCAGGTTCAGTGGGTCAGGGTGA
- a CDS encoding STM4012 family radical SAM protein — protein MSTITRPRPYQNYVYGYPHKTAYRPLGADSPLLSELWASEPKDALSLYAHIPFCEYRCGFCNLFTRVGAPDDLTGRYLDALERQAGAVRAALGDDGPVRFAAAAFGGGTPTYLSAAELARLCDIAERVMGADLRSIPLSVETSPATATADRLAVLAERGATRVSIGVQSFVDAEARAAVRPQRRAEVEAALETIRAARIPILNIDLIYGIDGQTEQTWRTSLDAALTWQPEELYLYPLYVRPLTGLSRRDAEADWDGQRLRLYAFGRDHLLAHGYEQTSMRMFRRIGSASAGPGDYACQTDGMIGLGCGARSYTAGLHYSFDYAVETREVRGIIDTYTRTVDFSHAEVGRRIDEDEARRRHLLQSLLQAEGMDIAAYRTRFGAHPAEHFATELREFTESGWLDAGSDLLRLTPEGLAYSDALGPRLFSPAVHAAMAAYEPK, from the coding sequence ATGAGCACGATCACCCGACCGCGTCCCTATCAGAACTACGTCTACGGCTATCCCCACAAGACGGCGTACCGGCCGCTCGGCGCGGACAGTCCGCTGCTGAGCGAGCTGTGGGCGAGTGAGCCCAAGGACGCGCTCTCGCTGTACGCGCATATTCCGTTCTGTGAATACCGTTGCGGTTTCTGCAATCTGTTCACCCGCGTCGGCGCACCCGATGATCTGACCGGCCGCTATCTCGATGCCCTCGAGCGGCAGGCCGGGGCAGTGCGCGCGGCCCTGGGCGATGACGGCCCGGTCCGGTTCGCGGCGGCGGCGTTCGGTGGCGGCACCCCCACCTATCTCTCGGCCGCGGAGTTGGCGCGGCTCTGCGATATCGCCGAGCGAGTTATGGGCGCGGATCTGCGGTCCATACCGCTGTCCGTGGAGACCTCACCGGCCACGGCGACCGCGGATCGGCTCGCGGTGCTGGCCGAACGCGGCGCCACCCGGGTGAGCATCGGCGTGCAGAGCTTCGTCGATGCCGAGGCCCGGGCGGCGGTGCGACCGCAGCGCCGGGCGGAGGTCGAGGCCGCGCTCGAAACTATTCGGGCAGCACGGATTCCGATTCTGAACATCGACCTGATCTACGGCATCGACGGGCAAACGGAACAGACCTGGCGCACGTCACTGGATGCGGCGCTGACCTGGCAGCCCGAGGAGCTCTACCTGTATCCGCTGTACGTGCGGCCGCTGACGGGGCTGAGCAGGCGCGACGCGGAGGCCGATTGGGATGGGCAGCGACTGCGGCTGTACGCGTTCGGCCGCGATCATCTTCTCGCACACGGGTATGAGCAGACCTCCATGCGCATGTTCCGCCGAATCGGTTCCGCGAGTGCCGGACCCGGCGACTACGCGTGCCAGACCGACGGCATGATCGGCCTGGGTTGTGGCGCACGCTCGTACACCGCCGGTCTGCACTATTCGTTCGATTACGCGGTCGAGACTCGCGAGGTGCGCGGCATTATCGATACCTACACGCGCACAGTCGATTTCAGTCACGCCGAGGTCGGCCGCCGGATCGACGAGGACGAGGCCCGCCGCCGCCACCTCCTGCAATCACTGCTGCAGGCCGAGGGAATGGATATCGCGGCCTATCGCACGCGTTTCGGCGCGCATCCGGCCGAGCACTTCGCCACGGAGCTACGCGAATTCACCGAATCGGGTTGGCTGGATGCGGGATCGGACCTGCTCCGCCTCACCCCGGAGGGTCTCGCCTACTCGGATGCCCTGGGCCCCAGGCTCTTCTCGCCCGCGGTGCACGCCGCCATGGCGGCCTATGAACCGAAGTGA